The genomic region CATATCTCCAGAGGTTGTTGTCGACCTGATCACATCATCTGTGCCATCGTCGCGAGATCAAACTCAATTGGAGATTGAAGAAGGCCAGACCTTCTTTGGAGGGAAGAATTATCTGAAACAGATGATCCACGGTCCCGTCGATGCAGATCAGATGGACTATCTTTTGAGAGATGCGCACTATACTGGCGTAGCTCACGGGACGATAGACCTTGACCGGTTATTGCAAACCATCGGTATCTTTCACGGAGATCTCGTGGTCGATAAAGGTGGGATCGTGGCGGTTGAAGGGCTGCTCGTCGCAAGGGCCCTCATGTATACATCTGTCTATTTTCACAAAACCGTCCGGATCGCTGAGATGATGCTCTGTAAGGCGGCCGAATCTGCAAGGGAAAATATCTTCGAGAACATCCAGATCGACACAGATTGTACCTTCGCAGCAAAGTTGTTCAAGGCAGGTGCGGAATCGGCAAGAATCATGACGATGCTTCAATATCGTCGCCTCTACAAAAAGGCCTTTTCTATCAACATTTCCGACTTGGATGATGCAACACTCGCTTCTCTTATTGAACTCACTGATTATTACAAAAGGAAGGAGGTTGAGCGCAAGATTGCAGAGCGGGCACGCGTTAAAGAGTCTGAGGTAATCGTAGATGTTCCCGAAAAGGAACTTCTCGTCTCAGAACCTCGTATTGGCAAGACTGAAGTCCCCATATTGGATGGCAACAGGGTAAGACCTCTGACCCGACACAGCCCAATTGCGAAAGCCCTCCAAACAAGGAGTGTCCATTCCTGGGCTGTGATGGTCTCGACACCAGAGAAACATAAGGAAGTGGTGGAAAAAGCCTCAAGAAAAGTGCTTTTCTCATAGTTACTCCTAGCCAGCAATACTTTTTCAAAAAACATTCATGCTGCTTCTTCTGGGCTAAAACAATCAGCACCTTCAAACTTTTGTGATTGTTTTTCTTGATCAAAAGCTCAATTGTTGCGACGGAGCATGTCAAGGCAGCGCTCACAGAACCAGGCGCCTTTGATGTCTGTGTCGAATACCGAGTTCGAAAAATGCATGACGCATTTTATATCAGGGCAATGTCCCAAGCCGATCACATGGCCGATTTCATGTACTGCCTCTTTTTCTGCCCGATCGTAAAAGATCTTCCTATCGTGGTGTTGCAACCGTGCCGTTGAGATTATACAATACTTCCCGCCGACCTCAGCTCGACCAAAAACAAAGTTTAGTCCCTCCGCATAGAGATCAACGGAGGTTACGCCTAGGACGATA from Methanomassiliicoccales archaeon harbors:
- a CDS encoding HD domain-containing protein is translated as MPEFKVVHDSVHGSVRLEGVFLELLERPEMQRLHGIHQLGLAHLVFPGANHTRLEHSLGTYFIAEKMANALSLPQEEKNSVMAAALLHDIGHPPYSHTLEVVLCDRIGLTHVDFAKSIINGEISVLTSRSSKLLGVSNTIADLLDRSGISPEVVVDLITSSVPSSRDQTQLEIEEGQTFFGGKNYLKQMIHGPVDADQMDYLLRDAHYTGVAHGTIDLDRLLQTIGIFHGDLVVDKGGIVAVEGLLVARALMYTSVYFHKTVRIAEMMLCKAAESARENIFENIQIDTDCTFAAKLFKAGAESARIMTMLQYRRLYKKAFSINISDLDDATLASLIELTDYYKRKEVERKIAERARVKESEVIVDVPEKELLVSEPRIGKTEVPILDGNRVRPLTRHSPIAKALQTRSVHSWAVMVSTPEKHKEVVEKASRKVLFS
- a CDS encoding archaemetzincin family Zn-dependent metalloprotease; the protein is MLRSDSLQHSHIKTEMAITIVPVGEVDEDVVLEIAERLRKRFDHVFILEERPVPATAFNRVRKQYNSLLVLHSLREVSGDIVLGVTSVDLYAEGLNFVFGRAEVGGKYCIISTARLQHHDRKIFYDRAEKEAVHEIGHVIGLGHCPDIKCVMHFSNSVFDTDIKGAWFCERCLDMLRRNN